The genomic region TGGTCCCACGCCGGCGCCAGATCGCTGCCATAGCCGGTGCCGACATGCTCGAGCGTCTCCACCACGCGCACGGCAGGCGAGGCGACGGCATGATCGAACACGAGACCCAGGGCGCGCATGTGGCGCCCCATGGTCTGCGCGGCCCGCTGCCCCTTGGGATTGAGCGGACGATCGAAGTCGCGCGAGACGGGATCGTCCCAGCTCGACTTGGCATGACGGAGCAAGGTGAGTGTCTTCATGGCCTCCCACTCAGGCAGTCGCGGGGGCCTCATGCCGCAAGCCGGCGCCCGAGGAAAGCCGCACGCGCGCAATCGCTTCGTCGAGCGTGACCCGAGCGACCGGCGTGCCCGGCGGAAAGGCAGCGAGCAGCCGCGTCGGCATCGCCGCGGAAAGCAGCACGAAAGTGCCCCGATCGTCGGCGCGGCGAATCAGCCGGCCGAACGCCTGCGCCAGCCGCGCACGTACGATCCGGTCGTCATAGGCCTTGCCGCCGTCGGCGAGCCGGCGCGCGGCGTGGAGCACCGTCGGCTTGGGCCAGGGCACGCCTTCCATCACCACCAGCCGCAGCGAATCGCCGGGCACGTCGACTCCGTCGCGCAAGGCATCGGTGCCGAGCAGCGAGGCGCGCGGATCGTCGCGGAAGATATCGACCAGCGTTCCCGTATCGATCGGATCGACATGCTGGGCATTGAGCGGAAGCCCTTCGCGCGCCAGCCGATCGGCGATCCGGGCATGCACCGCGCGCAGCCGCCGTACCGCAGTGAACAGCCCCAGCGTGCCGCCCCCCGCCGCGACGATCAGCCGCGCATAGGCATTGGCTAGGCCAGGCATGTCGCCGCGCTTCACATCGGTGACGATCAGCACCTCGGCCTGATTGCCATAGTCGAACGGGCTCGGCGCTTCGAAGCGCGCGGGCGTCAGCGGCAGATGAACCGCGCCCGCGCGGGCTTCGGCGACGTCCCAGTCGCCGCCGGCGCGCAACGTCGCCGAGGTTACGAGCGCGCCATGCGCGGGCTTGAGGACGGTCTCGGCGAACGGCTTGGCAGGATCGAGCCAGTGGCGGTGGAGCCCGACGTCGAACTCGCGTCCTTCGATCCGATCGACCGCGAGCCAGTCGACGAACGCCGGGTCGGCGGGGCCGCCGATGCGCGCGATCAGCGCCAGCCAGGCGCCGACGGTGTCGGTGCGCCAGCCGAGCGACGCGATCGCGCCCTCGATCCGCGCGCGCGCCGGCGCGTCCATCCAGTCGGGCGCGTCGGCGAGCACGGCCTCGAGCCGGCGCCCCAGCGTGACGAGCGGGCGCAGCAATGCGTCGAGCGCCTCGCCCGCAGGGCCCGCGGCGTCTACCAGCGCCGCATCGGGCTCGGCGAGTTCGGTTTCGAGGCCGTAGCCCGCATCGCCTTCCTTTTCCGAGCGCGCATAGGTGAGCCCCCGCACCGCCGCGAGCAACGCTTCGATCGGGCCGAACGGCTGTCCTTCGTTCAGCCGCTGGAGCCAACCGTCCGACGGCAGCGCGCGCGCGGCATCGACTGCGGCGGAGATCGCCCGGCCGCCCTCCTCGTCATAGCTGGCGACGTCCGAAAGCCGCGCGGCGAGCCCCCGACGGCGCCCGCGCGATCCCGATTCGGGGCCGGTGACCCAGCGGCGCAGCTCGATCGCCTCCTGCCCCGACAGCGCGGTCGAGAACATCGCATCGGCCGCCTCGAAGAGATGATGCCCTTCGTCGAAGACATAGCGAGTGGGGCGAGTCGTCGCCTCGCGCCCGCGCGCGGCGTTGACCATCACCAGCGCGTGATTGGCGATGACGATATCGGCGTCGGCCGAGGCGCGCGCCGCCCGCTCGATGAAGCATTTCCGATAATGCGGGCAGCCGGCGTAGATGCACTCGCCGCGCCTGTCGGTGAGCGCGGTCGACCCGTTGCGGCGAAAGAGCGTCGGCAGCCAGCCGGGCAGGTCGCCACCCACCATGTCGCCATCGGCGCTATAGGCGGCCCAGCGCGCGACGAGCTGCGCCAGGATCGCCGCGCGGCCGGCGAATCCACCCTGTAGCGCATCCTCGAGATTGAGCAGGCAGAGATAGTTCTCGCGCCCCTTGCGGGTGACAATGCGGCGCTTGCGAGTCGCCGGATCGGGGAACAGCCGCTCGCCCTCATGGCCGAGCTGGCGTTGCAGCGCCTTGGTATAGGTCGAGACCCAGACCGCACCCTCGGCCGATTCGGCCCAGAGCGAGGCGGGGGCGAGATAGCCGAGCGTCTTGCCGATGCCGGTGCCCGCTTCGGCGAGGACCAGATTGGGCGCGTCGCGGCGATCGCGCGGTGCGAAGGCGTGCGCGGCGGCGGCGGCATAGTCGCGCTGGCCCTGGCGGCGCTCGGCGGCGCTGCCGGTGAGCTGCGCGAGCCGGCTGGCGACGGCGCCTTCGTCGAGCGTCACGGTGCGTGGGGCGGGGCGCGGCGGCTGTTCGCTCCATTCGGGCAGCTTCGAGAACAGCCAGCGCTCGGCGCGCTCCGGCTGTGCGATCCGCTGGACGAGCGCGGGGGCCCAGGGCCAGCGCAGCCGCATCAGCGACTGGACGGCGTGCCACGCGCCCTCGCGCTCGGGCCAGTCGGTTTCGGCCATCGCCAGCAGCGACGCCGCGGCTTCGCGCAGGAAGGGCGCGACATCGGCATCGGTTTCGGGCGGCGACAGATCGACCGCACGGGCAAGCCCCTTGGGCGTGGGCACCATGAAGCGCGCGGGGCGCAGAAAGGCGAAGAGCTCGAGCAGGTCGAGACCGGAAAGCTCGGGATGGCCCAGCCGCTGCCCCACCAGCGGCGCGTTGAGCAGCAGCACCGGCGTGTCGGCGGCGAGCCGGATCGCCTCACCGCGTCCGGCGACTCGCGTCTCGCCGTCGGGCGTGGCGATCCACACGCCGGAGTGGCTGGCGTGGATCGCGGGATGCGGGAGGGCGGCCAAACTCACGCAAAACCGCCGAAGGTCGCACTAAAGTCGCACCTCAACGCGCGTGCGCGCTCCCGCGCGCGCGTGGAGGGGTACGCGCGCGTGTGCTCGGATGCGTTGCGTCGCCCGGGCGCAGGCCGATCGATCCGCGCGCTCGCCAGCCGCGCGGAGCATTGAATCAGGACGCACGCGCGCCGCCCGCGACGGCGGACGGCGTGCGCGACGGTGGCGGAGCGGCGGGGAAGAAGACGCGCCATGGCTGCAGTCTTGCACGAAAGTCGCGCTGTAGGACAGGAGTTTGTTCCCTTTTCGTACAGGATTGGCGGCAGGACTTCGGGAAGGGCGCGCGCGCCTCCTTCGGCCCGGCAGGCGGGGGATCGTCCGCCGCAACCATCGCCGAAGGCTTTCGCGCGCGAAATAAACCATAGGCGCTTTCCGCTGGTTGGTGCCGGGAACATCCGAACGGAGGACGAAGATCATGGCCGATACGATCGAGCGCGGCAGCGCTATCGACAGTGCGACGATGCGCGCGTGGCGCATCCACCGTTTCGGGGGAACCGACGCATTCCAGGCTGATACGCTGCCCGTGCCGCAGCCGGGGCAGGGGGCAATCCGGGTGCGGATCCGCGCCACCAGCGTGAACCCGGTAGATTACAAGCTGCGCTCCGGGGCGGCGCCATTCCTTTCCGAAGACGATCTTCCCGCCATCCTCGGCCGCGATGTGGCAGGCGAGGTGCTGGAAGTCGCGCCGGGCGTCGGCGGCGTCGACGTCGGCGACCGCGTGTACGGCATGCCGCAGTTCCCGCGCGGCAGCTATGCCGAGCAGGTGGTGCTGGAGCCGGGCGAATGGGCGCGTGCACCCAAATCGGTTCCGATCGAAACCGCGGGCGCGGTACCGCTCGCGGCGCTCACCGCCTGGCAGGGGCTGTTCGATCAGGGCGGCCTGAAGGAAGGCCAGCGCGTGCTGATCCACGGCGGATCGGGCGGCGTGGGGCATTTCGCGGTGCAGTTCGCGGTGGCGGCGGGCGCCGAGGTGTTCGCCACGGCTTCGGGCGAGCATTGCGACTTCGTGCGCGAGCTCGGCGCCGACCGCGCGATCGATTACAAGGCGGAGCGGTTCGAGGAAATCGTGCGCGACGCCGATCTGGTGTTCGACGTGGTTGGCGGCGAGACGCAGCAGCGCAGCTGGGCGGTGCTGGCCGACGGCGGCATTCTGGTTTCGACGCTGGGCGAGCCGGCGCGCGGCGTGCCGGAGGCGGAGGGGAAGCGCGGCGCCGGATATATGGCGCAGCCCGACAGCGCCCAGCTGCGCCGGATCGCCGACATGATCGACGCGGGCGCAGTGCGCGTCCATGTCGCGCAGAGCTTCGCGCTCGACGACATCGCGGCAGCGCAGCAGGCGGCAGAGAAGAAGGATTTCGTCGGGAAGATCGCAGTGACGGTGTGAGGAGCGATCAGTCCGCCTGCTCGCGCCGCACCACCGCACGGCCCTGAAGCGCGGCGACTGCGTCGAGATAGGTGCAGACGTTGCGCCGGACGAATGCCTGTTCCGAAGGCGGGATTCGTTCGTCCGCCGCGACGACCAGCGCGGTGGCCCGGCGGCGGCATAAAGGTGCGAAGACGCTGGCGCGCATGCAGCGGACCAGGAACTCTGCCTCGAAGCGCGAGACCTTGTCGCCGAGCCATATCGTCCGCTGCGCATCGCCGATGTAGCGGGCACTCTCCGACCGGATGCGCTCATAGGTCCAGGTGAACTCCAGACTGCGAGGGTCGCTCGTCAGGATTTCCGGTTCGTACCCGCAGCTCCGCGTCGAGGAATAATCGATCCATATCGAGGTGCGGAGCAGCGCGTCCGGGGGCGAACGGCCGACCTCGTCGACCAGCGCGCCCGCTTCCCGGGATATATCTGGTCGCCATTCTGCGCAGCCGTCCACGCGGCGCCGATCGCAGCCGCGGTCAGCGGCCCGAACACGAAGCCGAGCACTGCTCCGGCGATCAACAGCACGCCCGTTCGCTTCATCGTGCCCCTCCCTTCGGGGCAAGGCGTTGCACTTTCGCCTGCCCCGCGCCAGATGCGGGCGATCATGACCGATCGATCCGAACTCCGCGCCGCCGCGCTCGCATCCAAGGCCTGGCCCTTCGAAGAGGCGCGCAGGCTGCTCAAGCGCTACGAGAATGCGCCGCCGGCCAAGGGGCATGTGCTGTTCGAATGCGGCTATGGCCCGTCGGGGCTGCCGCACATCGGCACGTTCAACGAAGTGCTGCGCACGACGATGGTGCGGCATGCGTTCGAGACGCTGTCCGACATTCCGACCCGGCTGGTCGAATTCAGCGACGACATGGACGGCATGCGCAAGGTGCCCGACAATGTGCCGAACCAGGAAATGCTGCGCGAGCATCTGGGCAAGCCGCTGAGCCGCGTGCCCGATCCGTTCGGCACCCACGAGAGCTTCGCGGCGCACAACAACGCGCTGCTGCGCGAATTCCTCGATCGCTACGGCTTCGACTATGAATTCGTTTCCTCGACCGAGCGCTATACCAGCGGTGCGTTCGACGATGCGCTGCGCAACGTGCTGCGCAACTATCAGGCGATCCTCGACATCATGCTGCCGACGCTGCGCGCCGAGCGTGCGGCGACCTATTCGCCCGTCCTGCCGGTGAGCCCGAAGAGCGGGATCGTGCTGCAGGTGCCGGTCGAGGTGGTCGATGCCGAAGCCGGGCTGGTGCGGTTCGAGGATGACGGCGAGACCGTCGAGCAGTGCATCTTCAAGGGCGGCGCCAAGCTGCAGTGGAAGGTCGACTGGGCGATGCGCTGGGTGGCGCTGGATGTCGATTACGAAATGTACGGCAAGGACCTGACCGACAGCGGCGTGCAATCGGGCAAGATCGCGCGGGTGCTGGGTGGGCGGAAGCCCGAGGGGCTGATCTACGAGATGTTCCTCGACGAGAAGGGCGAGAAGATCAGCAAATCGAAGGGCAATGGCCTCAGCCTCGAGGAATGGCTGACCTATGGCCCCGAGGAATCGGTCGCCTTCTATGCCTATCGCGAGCCCAAGAAGGCCAAGCAGCTGCACCTGGGCGTCATCCCGCGCGCGGTCGACGAATATTGGCAGTTCCGCGCCAATTATCCCGAGCAGCCGATCGAGCAGAAGCTCGGCAATCCGGTGCACCATATCCACAATGGCGACGTGCCCGCCGAGGCGCTGCCGGTCACCTTCGGGCTGCTGCTCAACCTGGTCGGCGTGATGGGCGAGGCGAGCAAGGAGCAGGTGTGGGGCTATCTCGCCAACTATCTGCCCGATGCCGCGCCGGAAGCGCATCCCGCGCTCGACCGGCTGATCGGCTATGCGCTTGCCTATGCCCGCGATTTCGTCGCGCCGACGCTCAAGCGCCGTGCCCCCGAGGGCGTGGAGATCGAGGCGCTGCAGCGGCTCGACGCCGAGCTGGCGGGCCTGCCGGGGGGCGCATCGGCCGAGGACATCCAGAACATCGTCTATGAGATCGGCAAGACCGGCGGCTTCGAGACTCTGCGCGACTGGTTCAAGGCGCTGTACGAGACGTTGCTCGGATCCGCACAGGGGCCGCGGATGGGGAGCTTCATCGCGCTCTATGGCATCGCGGGCACGCGCGCGCTGATCGCGCAGGCGCTGGCGCGCACGACATAGCGGCTAGGGGAGCGCCGCGGCGATGTCCGCCGGAGCGAGCCAGCGCAGCCGGACCGCGCCGGCGGGCGTGCCAGCGCCGTCGATCGGTTCGGCACGGGCGCCGGCGTCGCGCAGCGCTTCGACGACCGCTTCGACGCGCGCATCGGCGCCCGCGACCCCGATCGGCAGGTTGAGCCGCCGCGCGCCCCACGCCGCGGTGGCGATCGCCTCCCGCCCGTCGCTGTCCGGCCCTTCCGGGCCGAACGGTACCGGTGGCAGCGGCGCCGCAGGCGGCACCAGCGTGACGCTCCAGTCGCTCGCGGCGGCCGCCACGCGCGTCTCCAGCGTGCGATAGGCGGAGAGGCTCGCGCCCGGCAGCGGCTGGGCATTGACGACCGCGCGGCGATTGCCCCGATCGGTGACGACTGCGCTGCCGTCGACCCCGGCGATCAGCGCAAGCTGCTCGGTGACGCGCGCGGCGACCTGATCGGCCGCGCTCTGGCGCGCGCTCGCCTGGGCCGAGGCGATCTGCTCGGCTTCGGCCTGGCCGGCGGTGCCGACCTGGACCTGCTCGATCTCGACGGCGACGTCGCGGCGGACCAGCTGGCGCAGCGTCGCGGCGGCGCCCGCTTCGGCGTCGCGCGAGAACTCCGGGGTCAGCACCGTCGCCTCGACCCGCAGCGGCTCGACGTTGAAGGCGACGTCGATCTGGCTGATCCGGGCGCCGCCTTCGAACTGCGCGAGGACCACGTCGCGCGCGCGGGCCGAAGTGGTCACTTCCCAGGCGATCTGGTTGAGCGTGAAGCCGAGCGGAATGGCGAGCGCGATGAAGCTGCCGAACACCAGCACCGTCTGCAGCATCGTGTGCTGCGGCGAGAGGTGCGCGCCGAAGCCGTAGAAGCGGGCGACGATCGCGGCCGCGCCGACGATCGTCATCAGGTTGGTGAAGAAGAGCAGCGTCGATCCGGCGAACACGGTCCAGTTGAGCGTGGCGAGGCCGAAGCCGATCACCGACAGCGGCGGCATCAGCGCGGTGGCGATGGCGACGCCCACCACCGTGCCCTCGCGGCCGCGCACCATCGCATAGGCCCCGGCGAGCGCGGAGAAGAGCGCCACCATCAGATCGAAGAGATTGGGGCGCGTGCGCGCCGCGATCTCTTCGGTGACGTTCTGGAGCGGCGACAGGGCAACGACGAGCGCGGAGAAGAGCACGGCGAGCACCACGCCGAGCGCGAGCGCGATGCTCGAGGTGCGGATCTCGACTCCGTCGAAGGTGGCGAGGCCGAAGCCCAAGCCGATGATCGGCCCCATCAGCGGCGAAATGAGCATCGCGCCGATCACCACCGCCGGCGAGGAGAGCAGCAGCCCGAGCACCGCGATCCCGGCCGACATCAGCGTCATGAACGCATAGCGGCCGCCCCAGCTGGATTCGCCGCGAAGCTTGTCGATCACCCGGACGTGATCGACCGATTGGACGACATGTTCGCGCCACCAGTCGATCAGGGGATTGCGGCGGATACTGAGACCGGCGGATGCTTCCATTGCCGCCGCTTAAGGGGTTTGCGCAGGCGATTCCAGCCGATAGGAGGAAGGCGGATCAGGGAAGGAGCATGATGGAGCAGAAACCGGCCCGCCGCACGCGCTCGGCGCTGCGCGATTTCCTGCACAGCGAGGCATCGGGCGGCATCGTCCTGATCGCCGCGGCGGTGCTCGCGATGGTGGCGGCGAACCTGCCGGCGACTGCGGACGCCTATTTCGGCTTCCTCCATTTCCATACCGGCCCGGTGATTTCGCCGAAATACGGCGACATGACTGTGCATCTGTGGATCAACGATGCGTTGATGGCGATCTTCTTCCTGCTCGTCGGGCTGGAGATCAAGCGCGAGTTCGTCGACGGCCGGCTCGCGAGCTGGGAACATCGGCGGATGCCGGTGGTCGCCGCAGCGGCCGGGATGGTCGTGCCGGCGGTGATCTATCTCGGCGTCACCTGGGGCGACGACACGCTGGTGAGCGGCTGGGCGATCCCGGCGGCGACCGACATCGCTTTCGCGATCGGCGTGCTGGCGCTGCTCGGCAAGCGCGCGCCTACGTCGCTCAAGCTGTTCCTGACGACGGTGGCGATCGTCGACGACATGGGAGCGGTGGCGATCATCGCAATCGCCTATACCGCCGGGCTCAACACGCTGGCGCTGTTCGCCGCGGCGGTGGTGCTGCTGGTGATGTATGTGCTCAACCGCAGCGGTGTGAAGCGGCTGTGGATCTACCTCGCCTTCGCCGTGGTGCTCTGGTATTTCGTGTTCCTCTCGGGCGTGCACGCGACGATCGCGGGCGTGCTGACCGCGATGATGATCCCGATCACCAAGTCGCCCGCCGCGCCGGACGACGCCGATTCGCCGCTCCACAAGCTGGAGCATGCGATCGCCCCCTGGTCGGCCTATGCGATCGTGCCGCTGTTCGGATTCGCGAACGCCGGCGTTTCGCTCGCCGGCCTCACGCCCGCGGTACTGCTGCTTCCGCTCCCGCTCGGCATCGCGCTGGGCCTGTTCCTGGGCAAGCAGATCGGCATCCTCGGCAGCATCTGGCTGGCCACGCGGCTGCGGTTCGCGCCGAAGCCGTCGGGCTGCACCTGGGCGCAGATCTACGGCGTCTCGATGCTCGCGGGCATCGGCTTCACGATGAGCCTGTTCATCGGCGGCCTCGCCTTCCCGGGCAACGAGCTGCTGGTCGACGAAGTGAAGCTGGGCGTGCTTTCGGGATCGATCCTGTCGGCGCTGGGCGGGTACCTGGTGCTGCGCTTCGCCCCGTCGCCGCGCCGGCTGGCGCTGCACCGGCGCGCGAAGCGACAGCACGCTCCCCGCGTCTGACCCGGCGGTGCGCTGCTTCTTCGACGCGCGTCAACTGGCACATGCGCCCGCGCGCGAGCTGCACAACGGCAGCTATGTGCCCTATGCCGAATCGCCCGCGCGCGCCGAGGCGCTGCGCCGCGCACTGGGGTCCGTCGAGCAGCCCGCGGACCGCGGCGAGGCGCCGCTACGCGCGGTCCATACCGCCGAGTATCTCAATTTCCTCAAGACCGTGGCGGAGCGCTGGCGCGCGGCCGGGCGACCGGGCGATGCCGGCGGCTATGTCTGGCCGGTCGTCGGACGCCGTCCGCTGCGGCTCGAGCGTGTCGACGCGCTGATCGGCCGCTATAGCTTCGACGCATCCACGCCGATCACGCCGGAAACGTGGCAGGCGACCTATTGGGGGAGCCAGAGCGCGCTGGCGGCGACGCAGGCGGTGCTGGACGGCGCACGCACCGCCTTTGCGCTGTCGCGCCCGCCCGGCCATCATGCCGGCGCCGATTATTGCGGCGGCTATTGCTATCTCAACCATGCCGCGGTCGTGGCGCAGGCGGCGCGCGACGCGGGCCGCGCGCGCGTCGCGATCCTCGACATCGACTATCACCACGGCAACGGCACGCAGGACATTTTCTGGGAGCGCGGCGACGTGTTCTACGCGTCGGTCCACGCCGATCCGGCGACCGACTATCCCTTCTACTGGGGGCATGAAGACGAGACCGGCGAAGGCGCGGGTGCCGGCGCGACGCTGAACCTGCCGCTCGCGCAGGGCGCCGCGCTCGAGCAGTTCCGCCGCGCGCAGGGCCGGGCGCTGGAAGCGATCGCGCGCTTCGGCCCGGACTTTCTCGTGCTGAGCTTCGGCGCGGATAGCTATGCCGGAGATCCGATCTCGCACTTCGCGCTGGAAACCGACGATTACGCAGTGCTGGCGCGCGACATCGCGGCATGCGGCTGGCCGACCGCGGTGGTGATGGAAGGCGGCTATGCGGTCGACGCGCTGGGCGCCAATGTGGCGAGCCTGTTGAGCGGGTTCTGAGCGCCGGAGCATGGCGCGGAGCGGCCGTTCCGGCTATCTGGCGGTGTGCCGATCCACGAACTCACGAATAGCAACGCGCATTCGCTCTTCCTGACGATCGAGCCAAGCGGCGCCGAATTCGAGGTACCGTCGCTCGCAACGATCGCTGTGCGCAGCAGTGCGCTGGATGGGCGCCGCGTCTCCTGCTCGCTGACCGACACGCGCATCGACCTTTTCTGCGATGCTGCGTTCGAAATCGACCTAGTGCTGCCGAGGGCATTCGACCGACTGCTTTGGGATCCTTGCGTGGAGCACGGCTGCTGCGGGAGCATCTGCGAAGAAAGCGGCGCGCCGCTCCACGTAGA from Sphingosinithalassobacter sp. CS137 harbors:
- a CDS encoding ATP-dependent DNA helicase; this encodes MAALPHPAIHASHSGVWIATPDGETRVAGRGEAIRLAADTPVLLLNAPLVGQRLGHPELSGLDLLELFAFLRPARFMVPTPKGLARAVDLSPPETDADVAPFLREAAASLLAMAETDWPEREGAWHAVQSLMRLRWPWAPALVQRIAQPERAERWLFSKLPEWSEQPPRPAPRTVTLDEGAVASRLAQLTGSAAERRQGQRDYAAAAAHAFAPRDRRDAPNLVLAEAGTGIGKTLGYLAPASLWAESAEGAVWVSTYTKALQRQLGHEGERLFPDPATRKRRIVTRKGRENYLCLLNLEDALQGGFAGRAAILAQLVARWAAYSADGDMVGGDLPGWLPTLFRRNGSTALTDRRGECIYAGCPHYRKCFIERAARASADADIVIANHALVMVNAARGREATTRPTRYVFDEGHHLFEAADAMFSTALSGQEAIELRRWVTGPESGSRGRRRGLAARLSDVASYDEEGGRAISAAVDAARALPSDGWLQRLNEGQPFGPIEALLAAVRGLTYARSEKEGDAGYGLETELAEPDAALVDAAGPAGEALDALLRPLVTLGRRLEAVLADAPDWMDAPARARIEGAIASLGWRTDTVGAWLALIARIGGPADPAFVDWLAVDRIEGREFDVGLHRHWLDPAKPFAETVLKPAHGALVTSATLRAGGDWDVAEARAGAVHLPLTPARFEAPSPFDYGNQAEVLIVTDVKRGDMPGLANAYARLIVAAGGGTLGLFTAVRRLRAVHARIADRLAREGLPLNAQHVDPIDTGTLVDIFRDDPRASLLGTDALRDGVDVPGDSLRLVVMEGVPWPKPTVLHAARRLADGGKAYDDRIVRARLAQAFGRLIRRADDRGTFVLLSAAMPTRLLAAFPPGTPVARVTLDEAIARVRLSSGAGLRHEAPATA
- a CDS encoding NADP-dependent oxidoreductase; amino-acid sequence: MADTIERGSAIDSATMRAWRIHRFGGTDAFQADTLPVPQPGQGAIRVRIRATSVNPVDYKLRSGAAPFLSEDDLPAILGRDVAGEVLEVAPGVGGVDVGDRVYGMPQFPRGSYAEQVVLEPGEWARAPKSVPIETAGAVPLAALTAWQGLFDQGGLKEGQRVLIHGGSGGVGHFAVQFAVAAGAEVFATASGEHCDFVRELGADRAIDYKAERFEEIVRDADLVFDVVGGETQQRSWAVLADGGILVSTLGEPARGVPEAEGKRGAGYMAQPDSAQLRRIADMIDAGAVRVHVAQSFALDDIAAAQQAAEKKDFVGKIAVTV
- a CDS encoding lysine--tRNA ligase, giving the protein MTDRSELRAAALASKAWPFEEARRLLKRYENAPPAKGHVLFECGYGPSGLPHIGTFNEVLRTTMVRHAFETLSDIPTRLVEFSDDMDGMRKVPDNVPNQEMLREHLGKPLSRVPDPFGTHESFAAHNNALLREFLDRYGFDYEFVSSTERYTSGAFDDALRNVLRNYQAILDIMLPTLRAERAATYSPVLPVSPKSGIVLQVPVEVVDAEAGLVRFEDDGETVEQCIFKGGAKLQWKVDWAMRWVALDVDYEMYGKDLTDSGVQSGKIARVLGGRKPEGLIYEMFLDEKGEKISKSKGNGLSLEEWLTYGPEESVAFYAYREPKKAKQLHLGVIPRAVDEYWQFRANYPEQPIEQKLGNPVHHIHNGDVPAEALPVTFGLLLNLVGVMGEASKEQVWGYLANYLPDAAPEAHPALDRLIGYALAYARDFVAPTLKRRAPEGVEIEALQRLDAELAGLPGGASAEDIQNIVYEIGKTGGFETLRDWFKALYETLLGSAQGPRMGSFIALYGIAGTRALIAQALARTT
- a CDS encoding DUF389 domain-containing protein, which encodes MEASAGLSIRRNPLIDWWREHVVQSVDHVRVIDKLRGESSWGGRYAFMTLMSAGIAVLGLLLSSPAVVIGAMLISPLMGPIIGLGFGLATFDGVEIRTSSIALALGVVLAVLFSALVVALSPLQNVTEEIAARTRPNLFDLMVALFSALAGAYAMVRGREGTVVGVAIATALMPPLSVIGFGLATLNWTVFAGSTLLFFTNLMTIVGAAAIVARFYGFGAHLSPQHTMLQTVLVFGSFIALAIPLGFTLNQIAWEVTTSARARDVVLAQFEGGARISQIDVAFNVEPLRVEATVLTPEFSRDAEAGAAATLRQLVRRDVAVEIEQVQVGTAGQAEAEQIASAQASARQSAADQVAARVTEQLALIAGVDGSAVVTDRGNRRAVVNAQPLPGASLSAYRTLETRVAAAASDWSVTLVPPAAPLPPVPFGPEGPDSDGREAIATAAWGARRLNLPIGVAGADARVEAVVEALRDAGARAEPIDGAGTPAGAVRLRWLAPADIAAALP
- the nhaA gene encoding Na+/H+ antiporter NhaA, whose translation is MMEQKPARRTRSALRDFLHSEASGGIVLIAAAVLAMVAANLPATADAYFGFLHFHTGPVISPKYGDMTVHLWINDALMAIFFLLVGLEIKREFVDGRLASWEHRRMPVVAAAAGMVVPAVIYLGVTWGDDTLVSGWAIPAATDIAFAIGVLALLGKRAPTSLKLFLTTVAIVDDMGAVAIIAIAYTAGLNTLALFAAAVVLLVMYVLNRSGVKRLWIYLAFAVVLWYFVFLSGVHATIAGVLTAMMIPITKSPAAPDDADSPLHKLEHAIAPWSAYAIVPLFGFANAGVSLAGLTPAVLLLPLPLGIALGLFLGKQIGILGSIWLATRLRFAPKPSGCTWAQIYGVSMLAGIGFTMSLFIGGLAFPGNELLVDEVKLGVLSGSILSALGGYLVLRFAPSPRRLALHRRAKRQHAPRV
- a CDS encoding histone deacetylase family protein; translated protein: MRCFFDARQLAHAPARELHNGSYVPYAESPARAEALRRALGSVEQPADRGEAPLRAVHTAEYLNFLKTVAERWRAAGRPGDAGGYVWPVVGRRPLRLERVDALIGRYSFDASTPITPETWQATYWGSQSALAATQAVLDGARTAFALSRPPGHHAGADYCGGYCYLNHAAVVAQAARDAGRARVAILDIDYHHGNGTQDIFWERGDVFYASVHADPATDYPFYWGHEDETGEGAGAGATLNLPLAQGAALEQFRRAQGRALEAIARFGPDFLVLSFGADSYAGDPISHFALETDDYAVLARDIAACGWPTAVVMEGGYAVDALGANVASLLSGF